The genomic segment ACGATCTACGACGTCGCCCGGGCCGCGGGAGTGGCCGCGTCCACCGTGTCCCGGGCGTTCGCCAGACCCGGCCGGGTCAACGCGGCGACCGCGGAGCGCATCCGGCGGGTGGCCGCGGAACTCGGCTACCGGGTCAATCCGTTGGCGTCGGGATTGCCCACCGGCCGCACCTCGATGCTCGCGCTGGTGGTCTCCGACGTGACCAACCCGTTCTACGCCGAGATCATCCGGGGAGCCGAGTCCGCCGCCGCCGAGGCCGGCTTCGTGCTCCTGCTGATCGACGCCCAGGAGAGCGACCGGGTGGAACGCGCCAGCCTGGAAAGGGCGTTGCCCGCCGTCGAGGGGCTCGTCCTGGCGGGTACCCGCCTGTCGGACTCGGCCATCCGGATGACCGCGAAGCAGCGGCCGGTGGTCGTGCTCAACCGCGACGTCGCCGACGTGCCCAGCATCACCCTGGACAACCCGCACGGCATGCTCGTGACCGCGGAACACCTGGCCCGGTTGGGCCATCGCACGGTGACCTACGTGGCCGGCCCCGAGGCCTCGTGGGCGGACGGGATGCGGTTGCGGAGCCTGCGCGAGGCGGCGACCGGGCTGGGCCTGCGGGTGCAGCGCGTGGGCCCGTTCGCGCCGACGGTCGCGGGCGGTCGCGAAGCCGCCGACGCGCTCCCCCAGGACCTGCCGACCGCCGTCGTGGCCTACAACGACCAACTGGCGATCGGGGTCGTGCTCGCCCTCCAGGCGCGCGGCGTGCGGGTTCCCCGGGACGTCAGCGTGGTCGGCTTCGACGACATCTTCCCGACCCGCATCGTGCGGCCCGGGCTGACCACCGTCGCCGCCCCGCTGCGCGCCCAGGGACGGGCCGCCGTCGACGCGCTGCTGTCCTCGCGCGGCAAACCGGCACCGCGCACCGGCAAGCCCATGACCCTGCCGGTCAAGCTGGTCGTCCGCGACTCGACGGCCCGGGCCCGGCGCGGCCCGCGTCGGAGCGGGTAGAGCGGTACGCGGTCCCGGAGTCGGCTACCGCCGCGCGTCGTGGGCGGCGGGAGCGACCTCGGCAAGCCACGCGTCGGCGATCAGCCGATGTCCCAGCGGGCTCGGGTGCACCCCGTCCGGGGCCAACTCCGCCGACTCCCGCTCCCGCGCCGCGCGGGGCAGCAGGAGGTCGGCGCGAACCACCCGGGCCGCGTTGCGCTCGGCCGCCCGCAGCACGGCGTCGGTACGCGGCGACAGGTCTTCGAACCAGCGTTCCTGCTCCGGCCCGACCGGGAGCAGGAACGGGGTGATGACGACCAGCCGTGCGGACGACTTGTGCGCGGTGGCCGCGAGCAGCCGGTCGAGGCACGCCTCGAACTCGTGGATCGGACTGGGCAGGTCGCGGTCGTAGCGTCGCCAGGTGTCGTTGATGCCGATCTTGACCGTGACGACCGTGGGCCCGTGGTCCAGGACGTCGGTGCTCCAGCGGGATTCGAGGTCGTACACGCGGTTGCCGTTGATCCCCCTGTTGACGACGCGGGGGCCGGGCCCGTGCCGCGCCCGCTCGCGCAGGGTCCGGGCGATCTCGTGCACGTACCCCCCACCGAGCGACGCGGGATCCGCGCGGTCGCGGCCCGCGTCGGTGATGGAGTCGCCGATGAACAGGAGCGTGTCGTCGTCCGTGAAATGCATGCCTGCCGTCCTGGCGTCGATGGGTGGGGCGGGTGACGGGACATCCCGCTCCTGGCCCGCCGGATCACAGTCTCGACCATGTCGGGTCGAGGGGTTCATCCCGCGGCGCGCCTCAGCGTCCGGGCCTCGCGCGCCAGCACGGCGGGGTCGTCGCCGGGGACGAACTCCAGGAGCGCTTCTACGCCCCGGCCCGCCTGCAGGCCCAGGGCCGCGACCCACAGGTCCCGGCGGTCCGCGAGCGGCAGCCGGTTGTTGCCCGGCCACCACGAGAAGACGTGTACGGCGGTGACCCGTTCGCCGAGTGCGACGAGCCCGGCCAGCGCTTCCTCGTCGGGAGTGTTCTGCGGCGGCTGCCAGTACGTGCGGACGTTGTCCGCGTCCACCTCGTCGAGCAGCCGAAGGGTCGAGGCCACGGTGTCGGTGAGCGTGTTGCCGTGGAATTCCGTCGCGAGTTCCAAGCCGTGGTCGGCGGCGATCCGGGCCGCCTCCCGCAGGCCGCGTACGGTGGTGCGCCGCTCCTCCGGCAGGGCCTCGCGCGATCCGGTCGCGCCCGCCCAGACCCGTATCCGGGGAGCCCCCAGCAGCACGGCGGCCCGGGCGACGGCCGGAAATCCGGCCAGTTCGGCGGGAGTGGCGCGAAAGTACGAGCCGTAGGAGCAGCAGACCAGCCCGTGGCGGGCGGAGACCTCACGGACCGCGCGGACCGCGCCGGGCTCCCCCGCGGGCGCGTGTACGTCCGCTCCCCACTCGATCACCTCCAGGCCCGCGTCGACCGCGAGGCGCGCGACCTCGGCGGCGGGCAGCCGGCGGAAGGTGACCGAGCACAGGCCCGGCCGGATCCGCCCGGCGTCCGGCGCGGCCGACGGGCGGAGCGGGGGGCGCTCCACCGCGCTCCGTTGGCTCTCCTCGGTCATGGCCCTGCCTTCCTGCGGTCGGCCCGTGGCTGGTCTGCGGGGTGCGGAGCGGTCCGCCCGGACGGGGCCGGGCGGACCGCTTCGGATGCACGGGCGGGGTCGGATGGACGTACCGGTCGGGGGTGCGGTGCCCCGTCACCGGTGGTGGCTCAGGGAGCGTTCGGGCCCACGTCCGCGGCGGTGAGCGGGTGCCGGAGTGCGGGACCCGTCGAATACTCGTCGGCACCGATGTCCCGTACGCTGCCGCGCTGGTCGCCGTCGATGTCGTCGGCCACGGCCGTGCTGCCGGTGGCCGCGCCGATCGCCGGGCTGCCCGCCGTCAGCCGCAACACGCCGTCCGCGCCCTGGGCGAGCCGGGGGTCGGCCCGGGTGAAGCCGCCGGCGGGGATGTTGCCGTTGCCGGCCGCCCCCCACAGCAGGTTGCTCTTCCAGGTGAAGTTGGTGGTGGCCCCCATGGCGACGAGGTCGCCGGAGTCGCCGACCAGCAGGTTGTCGGCGATGGTCACGTCCCGCGGCTCGAACGCCCGCGTCTCGCCGGACAACATGCCGTTGTTGTCGATCAGGGTGTTGTGCGCGATCACGGTGCGGTCGCAGGCGTCGTTGCCCCGCCGCTGGGTCTCCGTCTCGCTCGGGTTGTGGTCACGGGTGCTGCCGCTGCCGACCACCAGGGCGCGGCCGGACAGACCGCTGAGGTAGTTGTTGACGATCACATGGTCGTTGCCGTAGATCCGCACCCCGTCGAAGCCGCCGATCAGGTAGTTGCCCTCGACCGTCGAGCCGTTGCCGTGGCGCAGCACGATGCCGCCCTTGCTGTCACGGATGGTGTTGTATCGGATGGTGTTGCCCGAGGACTTCACCGAGATGGCCTCGGGGTCGCCGTTGCAGCGCTCGAACAGGTTGTACTCGACCTTTCCGCCGGCGTTGGCCAGGGCCCGGCCGCTGACGCCGAAGCGGATCGGCTCGCCGCCGTTGTCCCCGGTGAAGCTGTGGTCGGAGAAGTGGTTGCGGAAGATCTGCACATTCTGCGCCATGTCGGTCTTGTTGGGACCGTCGACGACGACGAAGATGCCTGTGGTGGTCTTGTTGTGGAAGTGGTTCCGGTCGATCTTCGTGTCGTTCGCCCGGACGACGACCCAGTACGGATCGCCGTTGTCCGCGAACTGGAAGTCGTTGCGGGTCAGCCGGATCGCCGAGCAGTTCGTCGGGATCTCCAGCGTGGTGCTCTGCCGGAAGGCGAAGCCGCTGATCACGATGTTGGTCGAATTGCTCAACACGAAGCCGCGTTCGCCCCGCAGCACCACGCCGCCGCGCGTCTTCGACACGATGGTGATGGGTGCGGCGCTCGTGCCGTTCTTGCCGGAGATGTTGATCGAGCCGCCCGCCGGGACCGTGTAGGTTCCGTCGGCGACGACGATCCGGTCACCGGGCGCGGCGCCGTTGATCGCGCTTTGGAGCGCGCTGAGCGAGGTGACCGGTATATCGGCCGCCGACGCGCTGCCCGACAGCGAGGTGGTCAGGGGTACCGCGGCGAGTGCGGCCACGGCGGAGCCTTTGAGGAACGTGCGTCGTTGCATGGTGCCTCCTGGATCGAAGTGGGGCGGATGCGCGCTCAGTCGGCCCGGGGACCGACGTCGGCCGGGGTCAGCGGTCCGCACCTCGGTGCCCGGCGGAAGTATTCGTGCGCGCCCACGTCGGGCGTCCTGGTGCGGGGCTGACCGTCGATGTCGTGCGTGATGCGCGGCCGGCGCGGCGTGCCGGCGTCGATCGCGGGGCTGCCGGCGGCCGGGCGGGCGATGCCGTACGCGTCCTTCACCAGCTTCGGGTCGACCCGGGTACCGCCGCCCGCGGGGATGTTGCCGTCCGCGGCGGCGCCCCACAGGAGGTTGCCCGTCCAGGTGAAGCGCACGGTGTTGGCCATCGCGACCAGTTGGCCCGTGTCCGCGACGAGCAGGTTGTCGGCGACGGTGACATCGCGCGGCTCGTGCGGGCGCTGGCTCTCGCCGGAGATCGTGCCGCCGTTGTTCACCAGGGTGTTGTGGGCGATCAGGATGCGGTCGGGGGCGTCGTTGCCGCGGCGCGCCTCGGGCGTCTCGCCGGGCAGGTGGTCGCGCTCCGATCCGCTGCCGATCACCAGGGCGCGCCCGGCCAGGCCGGACAGGTGGTTGTTGACGATCACATGGTCGTTGCCGTAGATCCGCACGCCTTCGGTGCCGTCGATGAAGTGGTTGGCCTCCACCCGGTTGCGGTTGCCGTGCCGCAGTACGATCCCGCCGAAACTGTTGCGGATGGTGTTGTGCCGGATGGTGTTGTCCGAGCTCTTCACCGAGATCGCCTCGGGGTCCCCGTTGGCCCGCTCGAACAGGTTGTACTCCACGATCGCGTGGGCACTGGACAGGGCCCGGGGGCTGACGCCGAGCCGGATCGGTTCGCCGCCGTTGGAGCCGGTGAAGGTGTGGTCGGAGAAGTGGTTGCGGTACACGTGGACGCGCTGGGCCATCTCCTCGGTGTTCGCGCCCTCGATGCCGAGGTAGATGCCGAGGGTGCTCTTGCCGTGGAAGTGGTTGTGGTCGACGGTGCTGTCGTCCGCGCGCACCATCACCCAGTGCACGCCCTCGATGTCGGCCAGGTGGATGTCGTTGCGGGTGAGCCTGATGTGCGCGCAGTCCGGGGGTATGTCCAGCGTGTTCCGCTGCCTGAAGGAGAAGCCGCCGAGGGTGATGTGCTTCGACGCTTCGAAGACGAAGCTGTGCTCGCCTTCCAGGATGACGCCGCCCTGCGTCCGAGCCGCGATGGTGATCGGCGCGCGCTCGGTGCCCTGCTTGTTCCGAATGGTGAGCGGGCGGTCCGAGGGGACGGTGTAGGTCCCGTCGGCCACCACGATCCGGTCGCCGGGTCGGGCCCGGTCGATCGCGGCCTGAAGCTCGTCCAGGGTGCGGACGGCCCTGGGGGCCGCGCTCGCGCTCGCGGTCAGCGCTCCGCCGACGGGGGCGGCGGTCAGCGCCACCCCTGCCGCGGTACCCATCAGGAACGTGCGGCGTTGCATGGTGCCTCCGTGAGGATGTGGTGGAGGTACGGACGGTGTTCCGGCCGGCGATCAGCCGGCGGTCGGGGCGTCCCGGGTGGTGTCCTCGGCGTCCTGGCTCGCCTGGGCGTCCAGGAACAGTTCGATGACGGGTACGGGGGTGTCGGGGCGGCCGACCGGGATCTGAAGCGTCAGCGTTCCGGCGGGCTGGCCGCCCATCTCGGTGTTGACCGCGGGCCGGTCCGGGTCGATGTGGACCGGGACGATCTCGGACGCGTCGCCCAGCAGTTGGGCGTAGCGTACCCGGCCGGCCAGGCCCGGCAGGTGCAGGTGCCGCGGCGGCCAGGCGAACAGGTGCACGTAGAGCCGGTCGCCGCGCTGGGTGTACCGGCATTCGGCGGGGGCGGTGTACGAGGACGGGCCGCAGCCGCGGATCGACCGCTCGTGCAGCCGCGTCCACCGGCCGATCTCGTCGAGGATGGCGGTGTCGCGCGGGTCGAGCGCGCCGCGGCCGTCGGGCCCCACGTTGAGCAGCAGGTTGCCGCCCTTGGACACTCCGTCGACGAGCATTCGGATCAGCAGGTCGGGGCTCTTGTGGTCCCGGTTGTCCCGGTCGTAGCCCCAACTGCCGTTGAGCGTCTGGCAGGCCTCCCACACCACGGGTCGCCCGTTCTCCGTCATGGGACCGGAGGGCTGGTACTGCTCGGGGGTGACGAAGTCGCCGGGAAGGCCGGTCCGGTCGTTGACGAGGACGTGCGGCTGCAGTTCGCGAATCGTCTTCAGGAGCTGCGGAGAGTCCCAGTCGTCGGGCCCCTTGCCGCCCCACCAGCTGCGTCCGACGTACGAGAAGTCGAAGAACAGGTAGTCGATCCGTCCGAACGAGGTCAGCAGTTCGCGGACCTGGCCGTGCAGATAGCGCTGGTACTCGCGGATGTCCCGGTCGGCGTTGGCGGCCTTGAACGCCTCGTCGTCGCGCTGCGGGTGGGTGCCGTCCACGGGGAAGGACGGGTGGTGCCAGTCGATCAGCGAGTAGTAGAGGCCGACCTTGAGCCCCTCGGCGCGGCACGCCTCGACGAACGGTCCCACCAGGTCGCGGCCGTACGGGGTGTTGGTGACCTTGTACTCGGTGAGGGCGCTGTCCCACAGGCAGAAGCCGTCGTGGTGCTTGGTGGTGAGCACGACATAGCGCATGCCCGCCGCCTTGGCCGCCCTGGCCCACTCGGCGGGGTCGTAGCGGTCGGGGTCGAAGTGGTCGAAGTACACCTGGTACTGCTCGTCGGTCAGTTCCTCGCGGTTCTTCACCCACTCGTGCCGTGCGGCGAGGGAGTACAGACCCCAGTGCACGAACATGCCGAACCTGGCGGTGGTGAACCAGTTCGTGTCCGGGCCGGCCTCGGGTTCCGGGGTCGCGGACGGACGCGCCTGCGGGGTGTCAGCGCTCGCGGTCATGGGGTATCGCTCTTTCTCGTCTGGAGGTGGGGCCGACAGGTGTGCGGGTCAGCCCTTGAGTGCCCCGGAGGACAGGCCGCTGACGAAGGACCGCTGGAAGAACAGGAAGACGATCACCGAGGGCAGCAGCGCCAGCAGCGAGGCCGCCATCACCACGCCGGGGGTCACGGCCGGGTCGATCCGCAGGGTCCGCAGCGCCAGCGGCAGCGTGTACGAGGACGAGTCGGTGGCCACGAGCAGGGGCAGCAGGTACTGGTCCCAGATCATGGTGAAGCCGAAGACCCCGATCACGCCGAGCGCGGGTTTGCACATGGGCAGGATGATCTGGGCGAAGATCCGGAAGTCCCCGGCGCCGTCGATGCGCGCCGCCTCCTCCAGTTCGCGCGGCACGTCCTTCATGAACTCGGTCATCACGAGGATGGAGAACCCCCAGGCGCCCAGCGGAACGATCATTCCGGCGAGGGTGCCGATGAGGTTGAAGTGCACGACCGGCAGGTCGGCGAGCACGACGGACAGCGGGATGGCCAGGATCTCCTCGGGCAGCATCAGCGTCGCCAGGATGGCGACGAACGCCAGCGTCATTCCGGGGAAGACCTTCCTGGCCAGCGCGTATCCGGCCAGGACGGAGACGGACACCTGGAGCAGCAGCCCGAAGCCGACGACGAAGAAGGAGTTCAGCAGATACTTCAGCACCCCTTGGTCGAAGGCGATGTCGAAGTTCTCCAGGGTGAAGCCGGAGGGCACGATGCTCAGTTGCGTCGGGTCCTTGATGTCGCCGAAGGCACCGACGAGCAGGGCCAGCAGCGGGCCCGCGAACATGGTCAGGACCAGGAGGTAGACGACGGCCTTGAGGATCCGTCCGCCGATGCTGCGGCTCTCGGTCAGGCCCAGCGCGGTTTCGGTCGACTCGCTCACTTGCTCTCCCTCCGCCGCAGCAGTTGGACGATGATGGTCAGGATCAGCGTCGCGGCGAACAGCAGGACCGCTCCCGCCGCACCGACACCGAGCCGGTTCTGCTCGAGTCCGAGCTTGTAGATGAGGGTCATGACGACCTCGGTGGAGCCGTTGGGCCCCCCGTTGGTCAGCAGGAACACCTCGGTGAACACCCGCAGTCCGCGGATCGCGGCGAGGATGAACAGGATCGAGAACACCGAACGCAGCCCGGGCACCGTCACGTGCCGCACCCGCTGCCACCGGGAGGCGCCGTCGACCCTGGCCGCCTCGTACAGACCGCGGTCCACACTCGTCAGACCGGCGAGGAAGATCATCATGTCGTACGGAGCGCCGCGCCAGATGCCGGTGACCATGATGGACGCCATCGAGGTGTCGGGGTCGTTGATGAACCCCGAGGGGCCCATTCCCGCCAGGGCGAGAATGGAGTTGAGCATGCCGTCGCCGGTCGGGTGGTACATGATCCGCCACAGTTCGGCGACGACCGCCATCGGCACCACCACGGGAAGGAACGCGGCGGAGCGCACGAATCCCAGTCGACGGCTCTGCCCCTCCATCAGCAGCGCCAGTGCGAAGCCGAGCGCCATCGCGCCGAAGGTCTGGCCGACGGCGAGCACGATCGTGTGCCACACGGCCTCGCGGAACCCGTGGGACTGCAACACCGTGCTGTAGTTGTCGGTGCCGACCCAGCGGTTTCCCAGGTAGGGCTGAACCTCCTGGAAGGACATGGTCACCGCGTTGACCATGGGGATGAACTTGAAGTAGAGCGAGAGGATCAGCGCCGGGGCGAGGAACAGCCACGGCGTCCACCACCGGCCTCCTCTGCGGCCGCGCACCCGGCGGTCGGCGGCCCCGCCACCCCGGCGGCCCACTTTTCGCGGGGCGGGGCCGGTCGCCGGCAGGGCGGCCGGATCCGCCTGGTCGAGGCTCATGACGCGGCGATCCCCTGTTCCTTGAGGATGTCGGCGAGCTGCTTGTCGAGCTCGCGCAACTTGGCGTTGATGTCGAGACCGCAGTCCGCCATCAGCGCGTTCACCGCGTCCGCCGTCACCTGTCGCACCGGCGTCCAGTTCGGGATGGAGGGCGCGTAGCGCCCGGAGTCCTGGTACACCTGGGCGTAGGTCTTCCAGCGCGGGTCGGTGCGGATCTGGGCGATGTCCACGTTGGTGTTGACGGGGATCTGCACGGTGTAGCCGGTGGTGCCCTCCATGCCCTTCTTCTGGCCCTCGACGGAGACCGCGAAGCTCGCGAAGGCGTCCTGGCCGGCGCGGTTGTCGGAGCCGGCCATCAGGTAGACGGAGCTGCCCTCGGCGAGGACGGTGGCGTCCTTCGGGCCCTTGGGCATCGGCACGACCTCGTACTTGTCCGCGCCGAGCGACTTGTCGAAGCGCGGCAGCAGGTACGGGCCGACGACGTACATCCCGGCCTTGCCCGCCTCGAACGTCTCGTTCGTCGGCGGGGTGTCCATGGTCACGGCGCCGGGCTGGATCGCCTTGGTCTTGCACCCGAGGTCGCGGAACCACTGCATGGCCTGCACCGATGCAGGGGTGGTCATCGCCGGCTTGTACTTGCCCTTGCCGGTCTCGGTGATGAAGTCGCCGCCCGCGGCCCAGAGGAAGTTGGAGAAGTACCAGGAGGCGTAGCCGCGCTTGGTGGACAGCGGCGCGGCGAGCCCGGCGGTGTTGTTCTTGCCGTCGCCGTCGGGGTCCTGGGTGGTGAAGGCCGCGGCCATCGCGGCGAACTCGTCCCAGGTCCGCGGGGGCTCGAGCTTGAGCTTCTCGCGCCAGTCCTTGCGGATGAGCAGCGCGGACGCCTGCGCGGAGATGGGGAGGCCGTACTGCTTGCCGTCCAGGCTCTTCCCGGACTGGAGCCCCTGACCGATGATCTGGGCGCTGTCCTTGATCTTGCCCATGTCGATCTCGCGGAGCAGACCCTGGCTGTGCATGGTCCCGATCTGCGTCGCGTCGTTCATGACGATGTCGGGAAGCTTCTTCTGGGCGGCGCGCTGCTGCAGTTTGGTCTCGAAGTCGTCGAAGATGGCCGTGACCTCGACCTTGAAGCCGGTGGCCTTCTCGAAGGCGGCGGCCAGTTCCTGCGCGCCCTTCTCGCCCGGTCCGCCCGGCGTCGTCCGGGTCCAAAGTTCGAGAGGCGCCTTGGAGTTCTGCTTGGCATCCACTCCCGCAGGCCCGGATGTACAGCTGGTGAGGATCAGGGCGGAGGCGAGGGCCCCGGCACCGATCCATCGCGACCTTTGCATGACTACTCCTGTTTTCGCCGGATCACCGTGGCCTGGAAAGCGCTTGCTGGGACGGTAACGGGGTCCGATTCGCCGGTCAATAGTCCGATGAATACGAGAGGTTTCAACAGCCGATGAGAAGACTCGTCCGGCACGCTCCCGCACCGCCCCCACGTGATCCGACGGGCGGGAAAGACGGCCCGGCACCTGTGGATGGGCTCTTACGCGCGCATTTTGGGCCCCGACGGGAACGGCGAGTAGTCGTCCGAGTCGAGAAGATCGAGCAGTCAAGGTCACAGCGATGACATTTCAATGATCCGATGTATGGTTTCCGTGAGCTTCGGGCCGGACAACACACAGGCCGGGCCGCGCCGAACCCGGACCAGGCCGTACCAATCGCGACATTCCGTCAGACGTTTGCCACCGCATCCGAGCAGGGACCGCCGATCGTCCGGCTGTCGGTCCACGATCGGACAGGCCGAGGAGACCGACCCGCCATGAACGAACCGGCCACCGTACCGACCGCGCTGTTGGTCATGGAGGAAGCACGCCGGGCCGACGTCTACCCGCCCGAAGTGCTGGCCGGGCTCGGCCGGCTCGTGCACTGGCAGGGTCCGCCCCTCACCCGGCAGGAGCTCGACGCGGACCCGGATGTGCTGCGGGACGTCGACCTTTTGCTCACGGGCTGGGGCGCACCCGTCCTGGACGACGCCCTCCTGTCACATGCCCCTCGGCTGCGGGCGGTTCTCGTCGCGGCGGGATCCGTCCGGCATCTGACGACTCCCGCCTTCTGGGAACGCGACATCCCGATCGTCTCGGCCGCCGCGGCCAACGCCGTTCCGGTGGCGGAGTTCACCCTCGCCCATGTCCTGCTCGGACTGAAGCAGGCCCACCACATCGCGCGGGAGGTGGCACACCACCGCCGCTTCCCCACCAATCCCGACGTCCCGGGCGCCTACCGGTCACGGGTGGGCCTGTTGGGGCTCGGGCACATAGGCCGGCTCGTCGCCGCCCACCTGGCCCGCTTCGACGTCGAGGTCCTCGCCACGGATCCCGTCGCCTCCTCGGACACCGCCGAGCGCGCGGGGGTCCGGCTGGTCTCCATCGACGAACTCTTCGCCGGCTGCCACGTCGTCAGCCTCCACGCGCCGCTGCTGCCCGAGACCCGCGGCTCGATCGGGGCGCGACTGCTGGGCTCCATGCGGCCGGGCGCGACGCTGATCAACACCGCGCGGGGCGCGCTGATCGACGAGAGCGCCGCCACGGAGGTCCTGCGGGCCAGGCCCGACCTCACCGCCGTACTCGACGTAACGCACCCCGAGCCCCCGGCCGCCGACTCGCCACTGTTCACCCTTCCCAACGTCGTCCTGACACCGCACCTGGCCGGCGCCATGGGCGCCGAACGCCACCGCCTCGGTCGGCTCGTGCTCGACGAGGTCCGCCGCCTCACCGAGGGCCGGCCGCTTCGACACGCCATCGACCCCGCCCACGCCGCGTCATTGGCTTGACGCCCGCGGGCACCGCCGGCCGGGGCCGAGCAGTGGGATCGGCGACATCGCGCGAGGTCATGCTCCACCGCGTGCCGGGGTCCGGGCAAGCGGAATCGGCACCGACGCG from the Embleya scabrispora genome contains:
- a CDS encoding hydroxyacid dehydrogenase, with the translated sequence MNEPATVPTALLVMEEARRADVYPPEVLAGLGRLVHWQGPPLTRQELDADPDVLRDVDLLLTGWGAPVLDDALLSHAPRLRAVLVAAGSVRHLTTPAFWERDIPIVSAAAANAVPVAEFTLAHVLLGLKQAHHIAREVAHHRRFPTNPDVPGAYRSRVGLLGLGHIGRLVAAHLARFDVEVLATDPVASSDTAERAGVRLVSIDELFAGCHVVSLHAPLLPETRGSIGARLLGSMRPGATLINTARGALIDESAATEVLRARPDLTAVLDVTHPEPPAADSPLFTLPNVVLTPHLAGAMGAERHRLGRLVLDEVRRLTEGRPLRHAIDPAHAASLA